A single region of the Pontibacter kalidii genome encodes:
- a CDS encoding toast rack family protein — translation MKKLPLLLCLLFAAHGLFAQQKYEKSVSATGVSKGTVKLEIPAGTLKLNASGSELLRAQVEYERPSWKPSMQMHTNNGTASITLKQESLRNNEDSGQNDWVVNLSRTTPLALHLQFGAGKSDINLTNSKVQKLQIEAGAAELNVKLSKSDLRQADIKAGVGELTLDLTGDWSHDLTVDVAGGIGDINIKLPKNTGVRLETAGLGSQELDGLTKEGTYYRNAALGKSKHTLTIKATGGLGSITVMNEK, via the coding sequence ATGAAAAAGCTACCCCTGCTCCTTTGCCTTCTTTTTGCAGCGCACGGTCTGTTTGCCCAGCAGAAGTATGAAAAATCTGTATCTGCCACAGGTGTATCGAAGGGTACTGTAAAGCTGGAGATACCTGCCGGCACCTTGAAGCTAAACGCCTCGGGGAGTGAGCTGCTCCGCGCGCAGGTGGAGTACGAGCGGCCAAGCTGGAAGCCAAGCATGCAGATGCATACCAACAACGGCACCGCCAGCATTACCCTTAAGCAAGAAAGCCTGAGGAATAACGAAGACAGCGGCCAGAACGACTGGGTAGTTAACCTGAGCAGAACCACCCCGCTTGCGCTCCATCTACAATTCGGAGCCGGCAAGTCAGATATAAACTTAACTAACAGCAAGGTGCAGAAGCTACAGATAGAAGCTGGCGCTGCGGAGCTGAATGTAAAACTGAGCAAGAGCGACCTAAGGCAGGCCGATATAAAGGCTGGCGTAGGGGAGCTAACCCTTGACCTGACGGGGGATTGGAGCCATGACCTTACCGTGGATGTAGCCGGCGGCATAGGCGATATTAACATCAAGCTACCCAAGAATACAGGCGTACGGCTGGAGACGGCTGGGCTGGGAAGCCAGGAGCTGGACGGGCTAACCAAAGAAGGCACATACTACCGCAATGCGGCCCTGGGAAAATCAAAGCACACGCTCACGATAAAGGCGACAGGTGGCCTTGGCAGCATCACTGTAATGAACGAGAAATAG